The genomic DNA GATTCTCGCGACGGCCTACGCGCTCGGCGTCCGGTACGAGCAGGTGCACCATACGGCCGCCGCCCGTCGCGCCGGCGTGTCCGACGAGAAACTCGCGGCGTTGCCGGCCTGGCAGACGAGTACCGCGTTCACCGCGGCGGAGCGCGCCGCGATGGCCTACGCCCACGAGGTCGCGACCTCGCGCCACGCCGCCGACGCGACGTTCGAGGCGCTGCGGGCCCACTTCGCGCCGGCGCAGATCGTCGATCTCGCGCTGACGGTCGGCTGGTACCATCTCTGCGGGGCGGTGCTCCTGCCGCTCGAGGTGGACCTCGAGGCGTGACGCGGTCATTGCCGCCGCGGCGTGCCACGCGGCTGCGTCTCCATCACATCGTCCGTGAGATGCCGCCGGGCGGCGGCCCGCGCTTTCCGGGGGTCGACGTGTGGCGCTGGCAATACTTCGAGGGCGTGACGGTGCCGCCCGGCACGGTCGTGCCCGTCGACGACCCCACCGGGTGGCGGCTCTATCCCGCCCATCGTCACGTCTACGACAAACTCTTCGTGTGCGGCAGCCAGGGCGTGCCGTACGGACCGCATGGAGTCGCGCCGCGGCGCTATCCGGTCTTCAGCAAGCCGGTCATGAACCTGCACGGGATGGGCGCCCACGGATTCGTCGTCCGGTCGCCGTCCGAGATGGCGGCCCGGTTCGCGCCGGGACATCTGTGGATGCGGCTGCTGCGGGGGCGGCACATCAGCACCGACATCGCGCTCGGCGAAGGCCGGCCGCGGTGGTGGCGCCACACGCTCGGGCGGCGCCTGGGCGGGGGAACGTTCGACTACTGGACCGTCATGGCCGAGCGCCTCCCATCGCTCGAGCGGCGCCTGGGCGGATGGGCCCGCCGGCACCTCCGCGGGTTTACC from bacterium includes the following:
- a CDS encoding carboxymuconolactone decarboxylase family protein, whose product is MARLPYVPDPDANADGAAEAYAAVRALGRPLLNLYRVLANQPPALRAFLGMSRYVRDESALAAPLRELTILATAYALGVRYEQVHHTAAARRAGVSDEKLAALPAWQTSTAFTAAERAAMAYAHEVATSRHAADATFEALRAHFAPAQIVDLALTVGWYHLCGAVLLPLEVDLEA